TTCAACGGATTAAAGCTGTGGAAACTAGTATCGAGACGAAGACTAAACTGGACGTTACCGGTATTGTCACATTTCCGTTTAAGCGACAGCGCTACAGATAAGCAGAGTCGTACTTTTTTGGAGGCACCCTTTAcgaaaatattattatgctGTGACCACAAGGGACAGAGTTACTTTTCCTTGCGATATCGAGGCCGCAAACCATGAATAATTCCAGGCCAGCTTCTCTGCTCTTTCGACgtatttaaaaaatatagtcAATGATATAGCTGATTTTACACAGATTCGATATCAGGGCTATTGTTACAAGCATATCTATGAGCTACGTAGCTTTATTAATTGAGTTGACAAAAGATAACTTAACCAGTTATTGTTTCTACCGCCATCTCGATATTCTAATACTCCACTCCAAGCTGTTTTTTTTTGAGGTTATTCTGAGGAGGAAGCTATAATGTGAAGGGAATTACTGATACTTTATAGAAGTCGAGCAGTACGTCTTGGATTTAAACTTACATTGGATAAGGTATGGGTATGCGTATTCAAACTACCTTATGACATCTATATGATTTCTCCACCGAACACAACTTCTggaaaagaattattaccaaGATATCACACTACAGAAGATTTAAAacttaaattattttatttgaatactTTTATTTCTGATCGCGATAACAAAAGTACGTCTTTTCACAAAAAGAAGTAAGGTTCGAAAGTgtatatctttattaccAGTAGAGGTGAATATCATCATACTGAATCTATTTACGGTGAAAGAAGTTCATAAAAGTCGTTaaaagtatataaatatataaaagatgTCATTAagattcattaaaaaaataatacatgATATAATACAATTTTGGGTGGTGTGATGTGATGTGATGTAATGTGGTGTGTCGTGATGTGATGTGATGATAGATTTAATCATTCAAAGCTCCTTTGGAGAATAAAGATCTTCCCAAGCCAAGTTAATTCTATTCCCAGCTTTCATTAACCCCCATACTCCGACAATATTTgctttcaaataatgatttttcatattttcattaatgttTTTGGAATTAAATGCCACTCCATTATTTCCTACATAAATTGATGGATTATTAGTCTTAAACCTTGGTGGATTTGTTGGAGTGAAGATGATCTTGTCTATCCATTTATGATTTTCAGTCATTGTCTTTATACAACGTATAGAATCTTTAATGTATCTTTTCCTTGATGTTTCTTTTAATGGTGGTATCCATTTGtaatcattttcatcatcaagatACGACTCCTCATCATcagtttcattttcattttcaaaatctgaGTCAGAATTgaaatcttcttctggatcaataccttcttcttgatatattgaattcGCGACATCATTAGTTGTATGAGTGTCTGTTGCGAGAAGTATTGTGGCGTTCTCGTCATCATCGTCGTCGTCGCCATCGTCCCTACTATTTAGGTCTTCagtagaagatgatgatgttgttgATACAGTACTTTCTCTACGTAATTGAGAGCAGTTTTGTTTATcattcttgttcttttgaGAAATTGCAGTTATCGTATTGGCAttcgatgatgaagatgaagatgaagttAATGATggaataaagaaattagtgaattttgatttcaagGTTCCATTTGCatttgaattggaattggaaTCGAAgttagaagatgatgatttattttgttgtgAGCCTCTATTACTGGTATTTCTTCCTCTGcttctgcttcttcttcttcttcttcttcttcttctccttctaCGTGGTATTATTCTATAAGTGGGGAAATCTCTAATTTGTAAATCGAGGGAGATTGAAATACCGATATCGATGGATGTAGTCCAATGAATCAAATCATCTATAGTTGAGAAATTCAATAGGAATTGATTTGATTCACAACGGAATCTTAATAATGTTTGATCTTCGTCAGTtagttttttatttttttgaatatctgATGGATATCCAATTTTTGCATATTGTAAAGAATATGTTTTAaagattttcttttcatttaaatatttggatttatttGCATTAATTAATTGGATTGATTTTAAGTTCTGTTCTGTTGAAATTGGTAACGGTTGTGATTTGGAATTCATGTTCattatattgttattaatgTTATGGATTTTCGAATTCAATGATGAGAGGAACCCACTACTGCTGTTGttacttttctttttttgtttcattgctgttgctgttgaaATTTTCTGAGATTTTTGTTTGGATATTACAATATTGTCGAGTAGAggatcattttcatctatctgataaaaatttaattggGTAGAATTCAATTCCATGATGACTATTTTCCAAGCTTGTGATGAATATGATACAGGTTGGAAGGGAGAATTCCATTctaatttcattgaaactAAAGAAATACCTTCAACAGCTGGAGAATAAGAAGGTAATGGTTCATTTCCATGTGATAGAGATTCATAAATAGGGAAAGATATTTTGGTTGAAGGGTTAGCGACATTATATAGTGGGCACTCAGCAGGGTATGGATCTATATGTTTTAAGAAATCGTTAGCATTGTCATCAAATATgatatcttcatctaaaTGAACATTTTCATGGATTActttgatattattttccgAAAAAGATAAAGTGGAGTTACTTGAGAAAGTAGATATTGAAGTGGTATTCTCGAAAAGTGAGCTTGGGGCATCTGATGAAGTGATTGATCTTGATTTTATCCTGGTTGCGTTATTATTAACGTATAGTTTTTGTGATGCTTGAGGGTTAAAACTCGAGAAAAACGAGGACATATCTTGTGTTGTACGAAACTAGTAGTATGGGTAGTTTTTTGATACTTCAGTTTCTTTGTAACTTCAAGAGAGCCACTGagttctatatatatatatttgtggATATACAGTAGAGTAACAAATGGGGACTCCTCACTTAAATAAAGGGATGGTTATAtacttttctttgataagGAAGAATTGGGATATACCAGGATATGTCGTGTTATATAGAACGAGTATATTTATTGCAGTCTTGAGGATCACGTTGAGACCGGTTTATTTAAAGTTATTTCTGTTCTATATCCTCTTTTCGTCTTATGGTCAATCAATCATATGTTAGGGGTAAAAATGTTTTTTGTAAGGACATCCCATTTCTTGAGAGGAGGGAAAGTACAACCCTCTCTGTTTTAGTTCTCCTTTCAACATTTTTTCTAACAGCTGCCAAGTCAAACCCTCTTTTTTGTAAAGTTTTGATTTGCAAATGGCACCAATAACGGTAAGGGTTCATAATTTTTTGCgtctttatttattttctatcTTGGAGTATCTGAGATTTTCGGCCGCACCCCCAATTAAAATGTTTTCCAGTCTACACAAACCCCTAACCCTGCCCCTACCCGCTAGCATGTTCTGGCTATTGTTACTCGTTTCCTATACAATAGGCTGCTCCTCGAGGAAGCAACTTGGCAATTCGGCTCGGAACAACCCGTGAGATTAACAGTGGGGAGGAGGAGGGGGGGGACAGTCAAAGTCGACGACAAAAGTTGGTTCCTTCCCTACACAGGAGAGAAGAGCAGAAGAAGGAAGGAAAATAcggaaaaaaaaaactaaaagCAACACATGGTTCTTTGTGCGTGAGATCCACTGAGTCTGGACTCAGTCAATGGGACGGTCGGTATCCAAATTGAGTTGAAAACGAATCTGAATTCGAATTAAATGAGGGGGAGGTGAAGATCAAGGCGAAGGCGAAGGCGAAGGCAAAGGCGGAGAAacagaaagagaaagaaaacgATTCCAATTCCACAGAGGAACACTCGGAGAGAGGGGAGCATTATTCCTTCCGTGTCAAATAAGGAAATCGCGGGGTAAAAAAGAAGGATGAAAAGAGGAAATGAGAAGAAggcaaaaataaaaaaagaattacGTAATTTATTCCGGTAGCATTTATTGTATGTATGCGGCAGATACCCTAGGGTTTTCACAACACCGGCAGCCCTACATTGTGGGCCATGACCCTGAGCATGGTTCTGTACCGGCGCCATAGGGTTAAAATCAGCGCTGTTGAGAAGAAACATCCCAAAAGAAAGTAGAGTCCGGTCCCGACAAATCCATAAACTAAATATATTGTCGTTGTCGTAAACTTGACCAAGGTCACATATATCGAGTACATTAATATCCACATACGTTGTGTGAAGAAGTTGTAGTTCCCTGCTGCGATGGAGGATATTTTGCCTTCAAGTAACATCTTAACCGGACTGGAATAATAGACAACAATATTATGGAATTTCTCTAGTAAAGATAACCCTCCTCGTAAATCGACCAGTATATAAGATTGTATGACTTCCGTGTAATTAGCCGCGTTACTAATGCTACTGACATTAGTAGCATTATTCATTGCACCCGCTACAGCATTTCTAGCATTCGCCATTCTAGTACCTCCACCACCAAGATCTAGAATATATTCCGCATTAGCAATTGCCAAGTAACCAAGAATTTCCCTAATGAGATCATCTTGTGAAAATGCTACACTACCAAACCCAgcttgaaaaatattatacgTGAAAAGGGGGAgtaacatcatcatcatgtATCGATTAAACGTAAACACTGCTCTAGCAAATCGTATGATGATAAATCcagcattattattattattattaccgTTGGGGACAgcattattgttgttattattaccattgaAATTTGCATTACCATCACGATTACGATTTTGATTTCCATTTCCATTTCCATTTCGATGAAGCATATTTTCTTCGTCATTCCTAAGATCTTGAAGAATTTCATCCATTACTTGCAATTGCGCTCGTAGTGTACCATTCTCCATCACTTGTCTCAGAGGAACTCGAAGTGCTTCGCTGCCAACAAGATCTTCGTCTCTTTCCTCATCAAAACCTTGGCGAATGGGTGAAAAAAGGTTTCTCGTCTCTTCCCTGAAAAGTCgatattcttcatctgcTTGATGCATCtctttcaatattctttctCTCTCTTGCTCTCTTGCCAATCGAATATTAGACTCAAGTAAAAACTCCTTATAAAGATactcatcatcatcatcatcatcattaattaagTTATTGTCcttgatatttttatctGTAAGAACTTCCTCTTCCTGTTTCTCGACATTTTCAATGGGTACTTCAGTCATGATAACCTAATGCTACTCCTTATCATACAATATGTTGCTCTTCTCTTTCGTTCTGTATGTGTTTGCCACTTGTGTAATATTACGAAGTGATTATTGTAAATATACAAGAACCTGACGGTGTTAcctttaaatttttatctAGCTCTATATACTCATTTAAGTACaaacaaatacaaatatgTGAAAATTaatcatataatttaaGACAACTGGAAGAATAAAGAGTATAGCATACCACATCACACAGAAATAATCAAGCTTGATGCAATTTCTACCGTCATTTATAAGAATATCATTTTATTTGCTGTTATGCATTAATGGATTCTCACAGATTTTCGTCATCGCAAACACTGAATCCATCTTGATTTCAATACCAAAGGATTTCCCAGcaacaagaaagaaaaatgaagattcAACCATAAATCCTTTGCCtcatatattattaaatgatacaGCACCAGCCTATACGAATAAATTGACTCTTGATATACCTGTACAAAATCACAAaacgaaaagaaaatactatattgaattattaaacctacaaaataattccaattatcaaattaaattatGTTGGTCTGCTATCCATCCATTGATTATTGATAATCTTGATTGGCACATAATACCTCCTTACACTGTACATTTGGACTCTCCTAGCGGTAATGAGGACCCGCTATACCATTTTGATCCTGTAGATTATCCAAGAATTATCGTCTCTGTAAATATTGACACGCATTTATTTCTAAAGAATCTCCATGGTAGATCAGCAGCAATAGGCAAGGAAAAATTACCTCAAATTAATATATCCGTCATTAAGACTTTCTTGGGGATACCCATGGACTTATACCCAATTGTCACATATATAACTATGGTTGTCATCGCAATGTCatccatttattattgttatacGAGAAGTGAAACTAAATTATCTATCGTCTCGTAACGTAGTATTTATAGAACTGTATAGTATATTATATCAATACTGAAATAAATATCTACCTAGTTTCccaaatattaatatatttgcACACAAGGAGTTCATAAAATATAACCGATCACCCCCATTGGGATATACATAAATACCAGTAACATATCGTATAGTTATTCCAAATAGGCTGCTACTAATCCAAAGTAATATAGTAGAAAGGGTACCATTATCTAAAAATAACCATAGTATGAAATTTAAAAGACACCAAGCAATTGACATTTGCATCTTAGATTCCCAACTTATAGTTCTAATCCCATATGCTATGCctaaaattatattaaatgTCCCTATGATAGATTTGAAACTACATCCATTTTCATCTATATCTTCGAACAACAATGAATCTAAGATGGGGATTATTATACCGAAAGATATACCTTGTAAAGAATACGGTATCCATTGTAGATAATTGAAACCTTCATATAACGTGgattcatttaaataattgaatattt
Above is a genomic segment from Naumovozyma dairenensis CBS 421 chromosome 6, complete genome containing:
- the NDAI0F03100 gene encoding uncharacterized protein (similar to Saccharomyces cerevisiae YHR131C and YNL144C; ancestral locus Anc_2.113); the encoded protein is MSSFFSSFNPQASQKLYVNNNATRIKSRSITSSDAPSSLFENTTSISTFSSNSTLSFSENNIKVIHENVHLDEDIIFDDNANDFLKHIDPYPAECPLYNVANPSTKISFPIYESLSHGNEPLPSYSPAVEGISLVSMKLEWNSPFQPVSYSSQAWKIVIMELNSTQLNFYQIDENDPLLDNIVISKQKSQKISTATAMKQKKKSNNSSSGFLSSLNSKIHNINNNIMNMNSKSQPLPISTEQNLKSIQLINANKSKYLNEKKIFKTYSLQYAKIGYPSDIQKNKKLTDEDQTLLRFRCESNQFLLNFSTIDDLIHWTTSIDIGISISLDLQIRDFPTYRIIPRRRRRRRRRRRRSRSRGRNTSNRGSQQNKSSSSNFDSNSNSNANGTLKSKFTNFFIPSLTSSSSSSSNANTITAISQKNKNDKQNCSQLRRESTVSTTSSSSTEDLNSRDDGDDDDDDENATILLATDTHTTNDVANSIYQEEGIDPEEDFNSDSDFENENETDDEESYLDDENDYKWIPPLKETSRKRYIKDSIRCIKTMTENHKWIDKIIFTPTNPPRFKTNNPSIYVGNNGVAFNSKNINENMKNHYLKANIVGVWGLMKAGNRINLAWEDLYSPKEL
- the ASI2 gene encoding Asi2p (similar to Saccharomyces cerevisiae ASI2 (YNL159C); ancestral locus Anc_2.112): MTEVPIENVEKQEEEVLTDKNIKDNNLINDDDDDDEYLYKEFLLESNIRLAREQERERILKEMHQADEEYRLFREETRNLFSPIRQGFDEERDEDLVGSEALRVPLRQVMENGTLRAQLQVMDEILQDLRNDEENMLHRNGNGNGNQNRNRDGNANFNGNNNNNNAVPNGNNNNNNAGFIIIRFARAVFTFNRYMMMMLLPLFTYNIFQAGFGSVAFSQDDLIREILGYLAIANAEYILDLGGGGTRMANARNAVAGAMNNATNVSSISNAANYTEVIQSYILVDLRGGLSLLEKFHNIVVYYSSPVKMLLEGKISSIAAGNYNFFTQRMWILMYSIYVTLVKFTTTTIYLVYGFVGTGLYFLLGCFFSTALILTLWRRYRTMLRVMAHNVGLPVL
- the PGA1 gene encoding Pga1p (similar to Saccharomyces cerevisiae PGA1 (YNL158W); ancestral locus Anc_2.111), giving the protein MQFLPSFIRISFYLLLCINGFSQIFVIANTESILISIPKDFPATRKKNEDSTINPLPHILLNDTAPAYTNKLTLDIPVQNHKTKRKYYIELLNLQNNSNYQIKLCWSAIHPLIIDNLDWHIIPPYTVHLDSPSGNEDPLYHFDPVDYPRIIVSVNIDTHLFLKNLHGRSAAIGKEKLPQINISVIKTFLGIPMDLYPIVTYITMVVIAMSSIYYCYTRSETKLSIVS
- the NDAI0F03130 gene encoding uncharacterized protein (similar to Saccharomyces cerevisiae NSG1 (YHR133C) and NSG2 (YNL156C); ancestral locus Anc_2.108), which translates into the protein MIANELKDVSSLLSSEYDESSSAGEESELEEAHEYFEQAKSFKILTIPTLFSIYDNDIISTTVDHSLTSPHVRVIESEKKKRKEFRLWFKFLILSTCGIIINEIFNYLNESTLYEGFNYLQWIPYSLQGISFGIIIPILDSLLFEDIDENGCSFKSIIGTFNIILGIAYGIRTISWESKMQMSIAWCLLNFILWLFLDNGTLSTILLWISSSLFGITIRYVTGIYVYPNGGDRLYFMNSLCANILIFGKLGRYLFQY